The Malus domestica chromosome 10, GDT2T_hap1 genome contains a region encoding:
- the LOC139188815 gene encoding uncharacterized protein, translating to MLVWVFSFGDGSSGVRRSPLTLRATATVFVNLHQIFRKSGVRSEMFDSGVRAPLRRFSTCCLMLQFVTSRLLNVTLMIGKNGGRILNLDKCGVVSGYGQG from the exons ATGCTTGTATGGGTGTTTAG TTTCGGTGATGGCAGCAGTGGAGTACGACGATCACCGTTAACTTTAAGGGCGACTGCAACCGTTTTCGTCAACCTTCACCAAATCTTCAGGAAATCAG GAGTTAGAAGCGAGATGTTCGATTCCGGCGTCAGGGCACCTTTGCGTAG GTTTTCTACGTGTTGTTTGATGCTCCAATTCGTTACGTCTCGATTACTAAATGTTACACTGATGATTGGTAAGAATGGTGGAAGAATCCTGAATCTTGATAAATGTGGAGTTGTATCAGGTTATGGGCAAGGATAA